A portion of the Coturnix japonica isolate 7356 chromosome 4, Coturnix japonica 2.1, whole genome shotgun sequence genome contains these proteins:
- the CETN2 gene encoding centrin-2 — translation MASSFKKPSLGAASQRKKSSPKPELTEEQKQEIREAFDLFDTDGTGNIDVKELKVAMRALGFEPKKEEIKKMISDIDKEGTGKISFNDFLVVMTQKMAEKDSKEEILKAFKLFDDDETGKISFKNLKRVAKELGENLTDEELQEMIDEADRDGDGEVNEQEFLRIMKKTSLY, via the exons ATG GCCTCCAGCTTCAAGAAGCCCTCGTTGGGAGCAGCGTCCCAGAGGAAGAAATCGAGTCCCAAACCAGAGCtgactgaagaacagaaacaagagaTCCGAGAGGCCTTCGATCTCTTTGACACGGATGGCACTGGGAACATAGATGTTAAGGAGCTGAAG GTGGCCATGAGAGCACTGGGGTTTGAACCTAAGAAAGAAGAGATCAAGAAGATGATATCGGATATTGATaaggaaggaacaggaaaaatCAGCTTCAATGACTTCTTGGTGGTGATGACCCAGAAAATG GCTGAAAAAGATTCCAAAGAGGAGATTCTCAAAGCTTTTAAGCTCTTTGATGATGATGAAACTGGCAAAATCTCTTTCAAGAACCTCAAACGAGTAGCCAAAGAACTGGGTGAAAACCTTACAGATGAAGAGCTGCAG GAAATGATCGATGAAGCGGATAGAGACGGGGACGGGGAAGTGAACGAGCAGGAATTCTTGAGGATCATGAAGAAAACCAGCCTGTACTGA